The Watersipora subatra chromosome 1, tzWatSuba1.1, whole genome shotgun sequence genome has a window encoding:
- the LOC137406693 gene encoding ATP-dependent Clp protease proteolytic subunit-like isoform X2 produces MSIILLLLRKPLCVSGKMLGRVMAAKLIRSAVSSYGAHAKTWSGLANLTGSKLAMREFHPVYVMDPNARPATQKDVFSYELGNSRTIILSDEITPRVASSVVSALINLAQYPQWPINMNINCTEPHVTTSALAIYDAIDHVKAERGATVVTSGFSFMTTPAILILAAGTHGHRHAYKTTRFVIEPLIPQIITTTRRTTDQKKDATENATNIRKRFHTLLAHHSLTATRATFENLEKEYNVFDAEEAKRLGLIDYIIN; encoded by the exons GTAGAGTAATGGCAGCGAAACTCATCCGAAGTGCCGTAAGCAGTTATGGAGCTCATGCTAAG ACATGGAGTGGATTAGCTAATCTAACTGGATCAAAACTTGCAATGAGAGAATTCCATCCTGTATATGTGATGGACCCGAATGCGAGACCTGCAACACAGAAGGATGTATTCTCTTATGAGCTTGGCAATAGTAGGACAATCATATTATCTGATGAA ATAACTCCAAGAGTTGCTAGCAGTGTAGTGTCAGCTCTAATCAATTTAGCCCAATATCCTCAATGGCCCATCAATATGAATATCAACTGTACTGAACCCCACGTCACCACGTCCGCCTTAGCTATTTATGATGCCATCGATCATGTCAAAGCGGAAAGAGGAGCGACCGTAGTCACATCAGGCTTTTCCTTCATGACCACTCCTGCAATACTGATCCTCGCTGCTGGAACTCATGGCCATCGGCATGCGTACAAGACTACCAGATTTGTTATAGAACCACTAATTCCACAGATAATAACAACTACG CGGCGTACAACTGATCAGAAGAAAGATGCCACAGAAAATGCAACGAATATACGTAAAAGATTTCATACTCTACTGGCTCATCATTCTCTAACTGCTACAAGAGCTACTTTTG AGAATTTGGAGAAAGAATACAATGTATTTGATGCAGAAGAAGCGAAACGACTCGGCCTGATAGACTATATAATTAATTGA
- the LOC137406693 gene encoding ATP-dependent Clp protease proteolytic subunit-like isoform X3, producing MAAKLIRSAVSSYGAHAKTWSGLANLTGSKLAMREFHPVYVMDPNARPATQKDVFSYELGNSRTIILSDEITPRVASSVVSALINLAQYPQWPINMNINCTEPHVTTSALAIYDAIDHVKAERGATVVTSGFSFMTTPAILILAAGTHGHRHAYKTTRFVIEPLIPQIITTTRRTTDQKKDATENATNIRKRFHTLLAHHSLTATRATFENLEKEYNVFDAEEAKRLGLIDYIIN from the exons ATGGCAGCGAAACTCATCCGAAGTGCCGTAAGCAGTTATGGAGCTCATGCTAAG ACATGGAGTGGATTAGCTAATCTAACTGGATCAAAACTTGCAATGAGAGAATTCCATCCTGTATATGTGATGGACCCGAATGCGAGACCTGCAACACAGAAGGATGTATTCTCTTATGAGCTTGGCAATAGTAGGACAATCATATTATCTGATGAA ATAACTCCAAGAGTTGCTAGCAGTGTAGTGTCAGCTCTAATCAATTTAGCCCAATATCCTCAATGGCCCATCAATATGAATATCAACTGTACTGAACCCCACGTCACCACGTCCGCCTTAGCTATTTATGATGCCATCGATCATGTCAAAGCGGAAAGAGGAGCGACCGTAGTCACATCAGGCTTTTCCTTCATGACCACTCCTGCAATACTGATCCTCGCTGCTGGAACTCATGGCCATCGGCATGCGTACAAGACTACCAGATTTGTTATAGAACCACTAATTCCACAGATAATAACAACTACG CGGCGTACAACTGATCAGAAGAAAGATGCCACAGAAAATGCAACGAATATACGTAAAAGATTTCATACTCTACTGGCTCATCATTCTCTAACTGCTACAAGAGCTACTTTTG AGAATTTGGAGAAAGAATACAATGTATTTGATGCAGAAGAAGCGAAACGACTCGGCCTGATAGACTATATAATTAATTGA
- the LOC137390481 gene encoding uro-adherence factor A-like, translating into MPQLQESHYRCLPGLSQLFSLSQPLSLSLSLSLSLSLSPSLPLSLSLSASLSHSASLSLSLCFSASLSLSLSLSAALSLSLSLSASVSQPLSQPLSQPLSQPLSQPLSQPLSQPLSQPLSLSLSLSASLSLSLSLSLSASLSLSLSLSQPLSLSLSLSASLSQPLSLSLSLSLSLSASLSQPLSLSQPLSLSLSLSASLFLSFFPSQPLSLSLLLSLLLSLSASLSLSFSLSASLSASLSLSLPLPLSASLSASLSLSASLSASLSLFLSLSASLSQPLSQPLSLSLSLSLTL; encoded by the coding sequence ATGCCTCAACTACAGGAAAGTCATTACAGATGTCTTCCAGGCCTTTCTCAgctcttttctctctctcagcctctttctctctctctctctctctctctctctctctctctctctccttctctccctctcagCCTCTCTCTTTcagcctctctctctcactcagcctctctctctctcagcctCTGTTTCTCAGCCTCTCTCTCACTCAGCCTCTCTCTCTCAGCCGCTCTCTCACTCAGCCTCTCTCTCTCAGCCTCTGTTTCTCAGCCTCTCTCTCAGCCTCTCTCTCAGCCTCTCTCTCAGCCTCTCTCTCAGCCTCTCTCTCAGCCTCTCTCTCAGCCTCTCTCTCAGCCTCTCTCTCTCAGCCTATCTCTCTcagcctctctctctctcagcctctctctctctctctcagcctctctctctctcagcctctctctctctcagcctCTCTCTCTCAGCCTCTCTCTCTCAGCCTCTCTCTCTCAGCCTCTCTCTCTCAGCCTCTCTCTCAGCCTCTCTCTCTCAGCCTCTCTCTCTcagcctctctctctctctcagcctCTCTCTCTCAGCCTCTCTCTCTCagcctctctctttctctctttctttccctctcagcctctctctctctctctccttctctctctccttctctccctctcagcctctctctctctctccttctctctctcagCCTCTCTCTcagcctctctctctctctctctgcctCTCCCTCTCTCAGCCTCTCTCTcagcctctctctctctctcagcctCTCTCTcagcctctctctctctctttctctctctctcagccTCTCTCTCTCAGCCTCTCTCTCAGCCTCTCTCTCTcagcctctctctctctctcactctttga